Sequence from the Flavobacterium sp. J372 genome:
GTATTATTGATACCTGAAATGTTAGCCCATCCTGAAGCATTACCCACAAATACATTAGCGCCACCTTCTGTATTAAATCTTCCTGCTTCATTACCGAAAAATGTATTTGTAGAACCAGAAGTTATTTCTGAACCTGCCCTAAATCCGACAAAGGTATTAAGTGTTCCCGTGTTTTTCACCGTTGCAATTCCGCTTCCCGCTAGTGTACCCATAAACGTGTTCTGTCCGGCACCAGTAGTACTTGCATATCTTCCCGCTTCTGCACCTATGTAGGTAGAACTGTTGCCTGATGCTGGTGTTAAGAATGAAATCGCTCCGTTATCAGTACCCAAACCTGTGGAATTGTTTGTTTCTCTTAGTTGCCCAAACGCACTTCCGGCAATAGCCAATACTCCTGCAATGAATAAATTTTTTGTTTTCATAAGATAAAATGATTAATTGGTTTGAGTTAAACCTACAAATATTTATGAAGTATTTTATGAAGACTTTATTAAGAAAAGATGAAATAACCGATATAATCGATTAACGGTGCTAATATTAACTTTTTAAATCCAGTTAATTATAACGTAGATATAAATTTGTAAATACTACATTAACTTAATCTCGTAGAATTATAACACCTGCTATGATAACAATAATGTCAACAAGCATATCTTGTATGAAATTAATTGAGTGAAGAATTTCACACTGCAAAGGTCGGTACATTTTTTGGTAGATGGATTACAAAACCCGTTCAAAAAACTACCGTTCATCGATTATTTTCTTAACATAAAAAACGTTAAATGCTGTACTGATCTTTCCCTGTAAGTCCGGCTAAAAGTGTGTATATTCGTATAAATTCAGTCATAATGAGAAAAATTAACTTTTTGTACGTAGGCATGTCATTGTTAACGATTTCATTCACAATGTTTTACAATATAAAGCCTAATGTTGAAAACGAGAAAAATACTATTCACTCACTGCTTGACCAGTGGCATGCCGCTGCAGCAAAGGCCGATCACGCTACATATTTTGGGATGTTAAGTGCTGATAGCCATTACATTGGCACCGATGCTACCGAAAATTGGGACAAAAAAGCTTTTGATGCATTTGCGAAACCGTATTTTGAAAAAGGCCGCGCCTGGGATTTTAAAGCTGTTGAGCGAAATATTTATTTTTCGAAAGATGGAAAAGTGGCCTGGTTTGATGAACTTCTCGACACCTGGATGAAGGGCTGCCGTGGCAGCGGCGTGCTCGAAAAAGAAGGAAAAACCTGGAAAATAAAACATTACGTCCTTTCTATGACTGTGCCTAATGAAGTGACAGACAAAGTTTTGCCTTATAAAGCACAGTATGAGGACGCCGTTATAGAAAAGCTTAAATCCGGTAAAAACTGATTGGAACGAAGATGACGCGGATTTAGCGGATGACCGCAGATTTCTTAAGCTAAACCTCTTTTGAGTGAAGCTAAATTCCCCCTTCGGGGGCTAGGGGGCTAGATGCTCCAGCATGTCCGCCGTCATCTTTTCTAAATCAAATTCATGCTGCCATCCCCAGTCTTTACGGGCGTTGTCGTCATTTATGCTTTGCGGCCAGCTGTCAGCGATCTTTTGGCGGAAGTCAGGGGCGTAATCAATTGTGAAACCCGGTATGTGCTTCCCGATTACCTCAGCTATTTCTTTGGGTGTGAAGTCCATAGCTGAAAGATTATATGATGAGCGTATCTTTACGCCCTCAGGTTTTGCCTGCATAATTTCAACGGTAGCTCGTATCGCATCATCCATATACATCATCGGCAGCCTTGTTTCTTCCGAAAGGAAACAAGTGTATTTGCCATCGCTCAGGGCTTTGTGGTAAATGTCTACAGCATAGTCGGTTGTGCCGCCGCCAGGTGGTGTGCTCCAGCTTATCAGGCCGGGGTAACGTATGCTCCGCACATCAACACCATACAAATTGTGGTAATATTCACACCAGCGCTCACCTGATTGTTTTGATATTCCATATACCGTACTTGGCTCCATTACAGTATATTGCGGAGTATTTTGCTTAGGCGTTGTAGGCCCGAATACGGCAATGCTCGATGGCCAGAATATCTTCTTGATCTTCCCGGCTTTAGCAAGGTTAAGCACGTGAAAAAGGGAGTTCATGTTTAAATCCCAGGCAAATGCCGGATTCTTTTCGGCAGTGGCTGATAATAGCGCTGCCATCAGGTACACCTCATCAACATTGTATTTTTCAATCACATCCTGCACCTGGTTAAAGTCAAGCGCATTAACCACTTCAAACGGCCCGGCTGCCACAAATGCTGCATCGCCCTTACGAACATCTGATGCTATTACTTTGTCACGCCCGTATGTTTCACGAAGTTTTTTGGTAAGTTCTGTTCCTATTTGCCCGCAGGCGCCAATGATTAGAATATTGCCCATAAGTTGTATTGTTGCGCAAATATAACGTTTTAGTATTACAGAATTTATTCTTAAACAAGGTTTATAAAACAGTTTATTGCCAATTTGTGATAAACAGCAGTATTTTTATGCATTATCTTAATGAATACATGCTAAATAGCAATGCGTTAAGTTTTTGTAAGCCTGATGCCCTGTTTGGCGCAACATTTGTAACTTTGTGAGCAATCATTTACTACATGAAATACATCAGCATCATAATAGCAGTTACGTTTGCAGCCACTCTTTTTTCCTGCGAAGAAGATGACAAGCAGCGCCGCATTGATACCATCCGCGCCGAAAAACATAATGACTCTATATTGAAAATCATCAGCAATAACTGGAGTTTTGAGGTGGCTCCGCCAACGCCGGCAGTACAGCAGCGCATTATGACCTGGTCCGAATGGAACCAGCTTATGACAGAATTAGAGCAGAAGCCTAAGGGTGGCATAAATGCTTACAAGCAAAAAACCAAAAACCTGGTTGACAAGGCCGACAGGGTAAGGCAAAACCTCCCTTCAATGTTTGCAAAGCCACAGGTATACAGTCGCCTGGGCGTATTAGTCACAAAAATAAAAGATTTATACACTTACCTGAATGTTGATGTAATACAGGATAAAAAAGTGCTGAAGCTGATAGCCGACACACGGCAGGAGATTACTTCTGTACAGAACCAGCTTGACGAGATAATCCGTATAAGCCAGATACCAAAAGAACAGGGCGAAGAAGAAATGCTGCGCGCGCTTGATACCACCCGCATGGCTAACCCTGACAGGATGAT
This genomic interval carries:
- a CDS encoding L-threonine 3-dehydrogenase, yielding MGNILIIGACGQIGTELTKKLRETYGRDKVIASDVRKGDAAFVAAGPFEVVNALDFNQVQDVIEKYNVDEVYLMAALLSATAEKNPAFAWDLNMNSLFHVLNLAKAGKIKKIFWPSSIAVFGPTTPKQNTPQYTVMEPSTVYGISKQSGERWCEYYHNLYGVDVRSIRYPGLISWSTPPGGGTTDYAVDIYHKALSDGKYTCFLSEETRLPMMYMDDAIRATVEIMQAKPEGVKIRSSYNLSAMDFTPKEIAEVIGKHIPGFTIDYAPDFRQKIADSWPQSINDDNARKDWGWQHEFDLEKMTADMLEHLAP
- a CDS encoding nuclear transport factor 2 family protein; the encoded protein is MRKINFLYVGMSLLTISFTMFYNIKPNVENEKNTIHSLLDQWHAAAAKADHATYFGMLSADSHYIGTDATENWDKKAFDAFAKPYFEKGRAWDFKAVERNIYFSKDGKVAWFDELLDTWMKGCRGSGVLEKEGKTWKIKHYVLSMTVPNEVTDKVLPYKAQYEDAVIEKLKSGKN